Below is a genomic region from Fusobacterium canifelinum.
GAGCATCTTTTATTGCAGAAACTAATTCATGTAAATCTTTTCCTGTATTTCTAATAACTTCAACAAGCTTTAATGAAGATAACACTCCATCCCCTGTTGTAGCATAATCTTTTAAAATAATATGTCCTGATTGTTCTCCACCAATAGCAACATCTTCTGCTATCATTTTTTCAAGAACATATCTATCTCCAACATTTGCTCTTAAAAGTTCTATGTTATTTTCTTTTAAATATTTTTCAAAACCTATGTTACTCATAACAGTTGTAACAACTTTATTATTTTTTAACTTACCATTTTGTTTCATACCAAGAGCTAAAATTCCTATAATTTTATCTCCATCTATAACATTTCCAAATTTATCAACTGCTATAAGTCTATCAGCATCTCCATCATAAGCCAATCCTAAATCTGCTTCATAACCTACAACCACCTTTGCTAAGATATCTGGGTGAGTTGAACCACATTTCACATTGATATTTCTTCCATTAGGAGCATCATTTATAACAACAAGTTCTGCTCTTAAATCTAAAAATACATCTTTTGCAGCTCTATATGCAGCACCATTAGCTGTATCAAGAACAATTTTCATGTTTTTAAAATTACCTTCTACACATTGAGTAAGATAATTTTTATATTGGAAGTATTCATCTTCCGCATATTTAAATTTTCCAACTTTATCTCCAGCTAGTGGATTAGCTAAAATCTCATCTAAATTATCCATATAATCTTCAATTTGATTTTCAATTTCATCAGAAAGTTTATATCCTTCTGAGTTAAATATTTTTATTCCATTGTCTTTTGCAGGATTATGTGATGCAGAAATCATAATTCCAGCCTTAGCATTTTTAATTTTTGTTATATAAGCAACTCCTGGTGTAGGAATAACTCCAACAAAATCTATATAGATTCCCATTGAAGTAAGCCCAGCTGTTAATGCCGATCTAAGCATATAACCAGATATTCTAGTGTCACTTCCCATAATAACTTTTATTTTTTCTTCATTTGGGTTATTATTTTTTAAATAGTAACCAAGTGCATAACCAAGTCTTAATGCTTTATCAACAGTTAATTCTCTGTTTGCTTCTCCTCTAATTCCATCCGTTCCAAAGTATCTTCCCATAAAAATTTCTCCTTTTTTTATAGATTTTAAATTTTATTTTTTTTTAAATTTATTTTTGTAGTTATAATTCCTGTTATTAAACCCATAATTACACCTAATCCTAAGAAAATAACTATAAAAATTATTATTGATTTGCTATTTAAAGATATATTTCTAAATAGTAAGAAATATACCACTATAAGCTGTAAAAGATTATGAATAAATGCTGAAATACAACTAATAGATAATAATGATAAGTATTTTCTAAATCTGTATAGAAAGATCATAAATAATGTACTTATAAGTCCAGCACTAAAACTTATAATAAAGTTAGGAGTAAATAAAGTTCCTAACATAAGAGCTTGTATAAAAACTCTGAGTAATATTGTCTGTAGAGCCATCTTTGAGTTAAACTTTTCAAGTGCTATAAGTACAGATATATTTGATAAACCAATTTTCATCCAAGGAAATGGTTTAGGTATTATATTTTCAATAAGAGAAAGATATAAGCCTAAAAGTACTAGGGCTATTAGATAAATTTCTTCTCTATATTCCTTTTTTATCATAAACTCACTCCACTTCCTTATTATACTTTATTATACTTTTAATTCTGAATCCATACCTATAAGAGTTTTGTATTTTTCTAATATAGGTTTGATTTCTATATTAATAAATTTTTCTGTTTGTTCAGAAGCAAAACCAATAAAATTTTTAGGTTCTAAAATAGAAAGTAATTTAGCTTTATCTAATTTGAAATAATCATCATTAACTATTCTATCTATTAAATCGTTATCTTTTCCTTCAACTTTTACTTGTTTACCAGCTTCCATAGAATGAACTCTTATTCTTTCATGTAATTCTTGTCTATCTCCACCAGCTTTTACACATTCCATTATTATATATTCAGTTGCCATAAATGGAAGTTCACTCATTATATGTTTTTCTATTATTTTATCATATACAACCAAACCTTCCATAATATTATTCCAAATGATTAGTATTGCATCCACAGCTAGAAATGCTTGAGGTAATGACAATCTCTTATTAGCTGAATCATCAAGAGTTCTTTCAAACCATTGAGTTGAAGCTACCATAGCAGTACTTTGTTGTAATGCTATGACAAACTTAGCAAGAGACGAAATTCTTTCACTTCTCATTGGATTTCTTTTATATGCCATTGCAGATGAACCTATTTGACTCTTTTCAAAAGGTTCTTCAATTTCTTTTAAATGTTGTAATAATCTTAAATCATTAGTAAACTTATGAGCAGATTGAGCTATATTTGCAAGTAAGTTCATTGTTTCAGAATCTACCTTTCTATCATAAGTTTGGCCTGTTACTGCAAATTTTTTGTCAAAGCCCATTTTTTTAGAAACTAAAATATCTAACTCTTCAACTTTTGAAAAATCTCCATTAAATAAATCTTTAAAACTTGCTTGTGTTCCTGTTGTTCCTTTAACACCTCTAAATCTTAAAGTTTTTTCTCTAAATTCTAATTCTTCTAAATCTAACATTAAAGATTGTAACCACAATGTTGCTCTTTTTCCAACAGTTGTAAGTTGAGCTGCTTGGAAATGTGTAAATCCTAAAGTTGCAATACTTTTATTATCCAAAGCAAACTTAGAAAGATTGTTCATAACATTTATAAGTTTAGCTTTTATAATTGCAAGTCCATCTTTAATTTGAATTAAATCTGTATTATCACCAACAAAAGCACTTGTAGCTCCTAAATGTATTATAGGCATAGCCAAAGGAGCTTGTGTACCAAATGTATGTACATGTGCCATAACATCATGTCTAAACTCTTTTTCTTTTTTGGCTGCTAATTCATAATCTATGTTATGGATGTTTTTCTTCATTTCATCAATTTGTTCTTCTGATATATCAAGTCCTAACTCTTTTTCAGATTCTGCAAGTGCAATCCAAAGTTTTCTCCAAGTTGAAAACTTTTTATCAGGTGAAAAGTTATACATCATTTCCTTTGAACTATATCTTTCACATAGTGGGTTTGAATAAATTTCATTACTCATTATTTACCTCCAATTTCATTATAATAGCATTTTCATTTGGTTCTGAATAGTAATTTTTTCTAACTGATATTTCTTTAAATTTATTTTTTTTATAAAAATTTATAGCTATTTGATTACTTTCTCTAACTTCTAAGAAAATATCTTTTGTTTTTATTTTATCTAAAAGCTCTTGAGCAATACCTTTATTTCTATATTCTTCAACAGTTGCTATTGCAAGAATTTCATAGACATCTATACTATCAAGAACCATTAAATATCCACAAACTTTGTCTTCTATAATATAAGCATAGATAAATGAATTATCAGCTTTTATTAAAGTTTCAAGATATGTCTTGTTAAAAGCAGAATTTATAAAAATTTCTTTTTCTAAATTAAAAATTTGTTCTATGTAATCTGCATCATTAATTATTAACTTTTTAATCATTAAGATTCCTTTTATATTTACCTATTTTACTAATCCTATTCTATTCAAAGGCCAAAATCTGACTAAAGCTCTTCCTCTTATTCTACTTTCTTTTACAAAGCCCCAATATCTTGAATCGAAACTGTTATCTGTATTGTCTCCTAAGACTAAATAATAATTCTCTTCCAGTGTGATTTCAATAGTTTTTCCTGACATAAGTTTATCTAAAATATCTTTATCATGTATAAAATCTAAAATTGGTCCAGTTTCTTCTCCATTTATGATGAATTTTAAATTAGGCATAAACTCAAAAATTAAAGATGAATTACTTTTTAACTCTTTTTGGATTTCAGCTATATCAAAAGAAGCAGATTTATATGCCTCATTATAATTTCCTGCAGGAATAATTTCTAATTTATCACCTTTTTGTGGAATTTTCCATTCCATATCTCCAATTCCTAAATTGCTATATCTTCTAAAATCTGTTTTTTCTCCATTTATATATAGAACATCATCTTCTATTTTTATTTTCTCTCCTGGTAATCCCATAGCTCTTTTTGTATATAAAACTCTATTTTGAATAGGTTCTTCAAAGACTATGATATTATTTCTTTTAGGAGTTGTGAACTTATAAGAAACCATATCAGCAAAAACTCTATCTCCTACTTCTATAGTAGGTATCATTGAGCCAGTAGGGATTTTAAAATTTCCTATATAAAATCTTTGAATAACTACAACTAGAATAAGTGCTGTCCCTATTGTTTCAATATAATAGAGACTTTTTTTAAAATATTTAATGTTCTTTTTGTTTTTCATATTATATTTTTCTATTATTTTATTAACAAATTTTTCTCTATGAACATCAAATTTTTTAGCTAAATCTTTTTCTTTTACAAATATATAGATAAAGAAAAGTGTTAGAAAAAAATAAAATGCTCCATAAAATATAGTTTTTGTTACAAATAATTTTAAAAGAATTAAGAATGTAATTATAACTACAAAAATAATAACATAGGTCCAATTTTTTGTTGACATTATTTCCTCCCAATATAAACTAAAAATACTATTTATTATACCATACTTTTTCACTTTAAATTATATTTTGTTGTTAAAAATTTAAAACAATTTATTATATTTTAATTTTTAAAATTAAAAGTATATGTTATACTAAAAAAATATAAAATATTGGAGGTTATTCATGAGAAAAAGATTTTTAGTTTTAAGTTTTTTATTATTTATTATTTGTTCATTTAATTTGTTAGCTATAAATTTACCTGAAAAAGCTAATAAAGTTGAAGATTTTATCCCGAAAGAATGGAAAAAATTGGTAGTAAAACAGGGTGATTTAAATAAAGATAAAATTGATGATGTAGTTTTAGTAATTGAAAAAAATGATCCAAAAAATATAAAAAAAAGTGAGTCTACATATGAAGAATCTGTTGTACATAATTTTAATCCAAGAATAATATTAGTATTGTTTAAAGATAAAAATTCTCAATATAATCTAGTTACTAAAAATGAAAATGGATTTATTGTTTCAGAAGGAAAATCTTATGAAGAAAGATTTGAAAAACTTGCTTCTCCTAACCTTAATGGCAAATTATCAGATTCAATATCTATAAAAAATAATACTTTACATATCTACACTTATTTTGAAGCTACAAGAAGTTCTAATTCAACAGAATATATTTTTAGATATCAAAATAATAGATTTGAATTAATAGGTTTAGAAGCAAATGCCAATGGAGCTGGTGGTGGTTCCATAGAAAACAGTAACTATTCTTTCAATTTTTCAACAAAAAAACTAAAAAAATATCTTTCAAGAGAAGATATGGCTAATGAGGAAAAAGCAAAAGAAGAAAAAACTGAAAAAGATATTGATATTGAAAATAAATATATTTTAGACACTATGACGGAAAATACTTTAGAAGAAATATTAACTGAGTATGTCTATAAATATTATAACTAAAAAATTTAATGTTTAAGTTAAACAAGAGAGGAAATTTATTCTCTCTTGTTTTTTTGATTGTTATGAAGATGTTGAAAAAGTAACTAATCATGTTAAATTCCATTATATATTCATTTATTATAGGAGGTTTATATGAAAAAGAAAGGTTTATTTTTTTATTATTTGTTCATTTAATTTATTAGCTATAAATTTTCCTCAAAGAGCTAACAAAGTTGAAAAATTTATTCCTAAGGGTTGGAAAAGTGTCCTAAAAAAGAAGGAGATTTAAATAATGATGAAGTTGATGATGCTGTTCTAGTAATACAAAAGGATGATCCTGAAAATTTCATGCCACTTTTTAATGCTTATGAAGATCTGACTGGTTTTATTGATGCAAATCAAATGATAATATTAATCTTATTTAAAGATAAAAATTCTCAATATAATTTGATTGCTAAAAATGAGAAAGATTTTATTGTTGCAGAAGGAAAAGCTATGCAAGAATTTGGTAAAGTAGAAATGCTTACATCACATGCTTTTGATGAAGATTTATCAAAAGCAATATTAATAAAAAATAATGCTTTACATATTTTTACTGCCATAGGGAATTATGAAGGACTAAGTTTTAGTGAGTATATTTTTAAATATCAAAATAATAAATTTGAACTAATTAATTTAAAAGGTAATACTGAACAAACTTATAATTCAAATAAAATAAACTCCTCTTTTTCTATTGACTTCTTAACAAAAAAAATGAAAAATGAAAAATTGCTTATAGATCTAAGTACTAATAAAAAATTAAAGGATACAAAAATAGAAAAAGATTTAAATATTAAGGAAAAATATATTTTAGATAATTTTACAGAAACTACAAAATTAGACATCTTAAAGAAATATGTATATAAGAAGAAAAACAATTAAACATTTAAGAGAGAAAATTATTCTCTCTTATTTTTTTTAAATTTACTTGTTATAATATTAATAAATATTATTTATACAAGATAAGGAAGATAAAAATGAAAAAAAATACAAAATGGATTTTAGAGAATAAAACTAATTATGAAAAAATTTTTGAAGATAAAAGAGAAAAGAAATTAGATTTTATTATTGAAGATTTAATTGAAAATAGAAATTTATCTCTTGATACAAATTTTGATTTCAATCCTTTTGATTTAAAAGATATGGAGATAGCGACTAAAAGAATTTTTGAAGCTATAAAAAATAATCAAAAAATTTATATCTATGGAGATTATGATGTAGATGGGATAACATCTGTTTCTCTTTTGTATTTGGCACTTTCTGAGTTAGGGGCAAATGTAGATTATTATATACCTTTAAGAGATGAAGGTTATGGTTTAAATAAAGATGCAATACAAAGTTTAAAAAATGAGAATGCAGATTTAGTTATTAGTGTGGATTGTGGTATAAATTCAATAGAAGATATAAATTTTGCTAATGAATTAAATTTAGACTTTATTATAACAGATCACCATGAAATAACTGGAGATATTCCTAAAGCTCTTGCTGTTATAAACCCTAAGAGAGAAGAAAATATATATCCTTTTAAGTATCTTGCAGGAGTAGGGACTGCTTTTATGTTAGTATATGCATTATATACTGAAACAAATAAATTAAATGACTTAGAAAAGTATTTAGATATTGTGGCAATAGGTACAGTAGCAGATATTGTTCCTTTAGTATCTGATAATAGAAAATTTGTAAAAAGAGGTTTGGAAACTTTAAGAAATGGTAAATGGATAGGCATTAAACAATTACTTAGAAAAGTTTTTCCTGATAACTGGGATACAAGAGAATATTTTGCTTATGATATAGGCTATATAATTGCTCCAATTTTTAATGCTGCTGGACGTTTAGAAGATGCAAAACAGGCTGTAAGCCTATTTGTAGAAGAAGATGGCTTTAAATGTCTTTCAATTATTGAGAAACTTTTAGAAAATAATACAGAGAGAAAAGATATTCAAAAGAAAATTTTAGAGATGTCTATTGTTGAAATTGAAAAAAAGCAATTATACAATAAAAATTTAATTTTAGTTGCAAATAAATCATTTCATCATGGTGTTATTGGGATAGTTGCTTCAAAGATTTTAGATAAATACTATAAACCAACTATAATTATGGAAATTAAGGAAAATGAAGGTCTTGCTACTGCTTCTTGTAGAAGTATTGATGGTTTAAATATAGTTGAATGTTTAAACTCTGTTTCAGATATTTTAGTTAAATATGGAGGACATTCAGGAGCAGCAGGCTTTACAATAAAAATAGAAAATATTGAAGAATTTTATGAAAGAATAGATAAATATATTGAAGAAAATTTTGATAAAGATTTATTTACAAAGAAATTAAAAATAGAAAAAATCTTAGCTCCTTATAAGGTAAATTATGAATTTTTAAAAGAGTTAGAAATATTAGAACCTTATGGCTCTAAAAACTATATTCCTATCTTTGCTTTTAGAAATTGTCAATATGAAAATTTAAGATTTACAAAAAATAGCACTGAACATTTAATGTTAGATATAAAAAAAGATGGTTATTATTTTAAAAACTGTATATTTTTTGGTGGTGGAGATTATTATGACATTATTTCAAGTTCAAAAGATATTGATATAGCTTTTAAATTAAAATTAGAAACATTTAAAGATAGATATATGTGTAAATTACAACTTGAAGATGTCAAAAATTCTAGTGAAAATATTAAATTTGAAGATGATTATTTAGAATTAAATGGAAAAGATATTTCTTTCCCAATAGAAACAGTTGTATATCCTAAAAGACCAGATATAGAAGAACCTTTAAATTTAATTTTTAATGATTATGGTGTGGCTATAACTAAGGATAGGACAATTATTGAAAATATAGATAGCAACTTAGCAAAAATTTTAACTATTTTGAAAAATAAATTTAATTATGAGTTTACTATAAAAATTAAAAAGAAGTATTTAAAGACTGAAAATATAAATTTACATCTAGAAATTGATACAATAAAAAATAGTAGTATAAAAACCTTTCCATTAAAAGATGCTTTAATATTTAAGGAGATTAAAAACCTTTTGATTGGAGATTTTGAATATAATTCTATACAAAAAAAAGTTTTAGCTTCAATTTTTAAAGATAAAAAACCTACTTTGGCTATTATGGATAAAGGAAGAGGAATTTCTACAATAATTAATACTATTAAATGTTATTATGAATATAAAAATAAAATAGTCTCTATAAATGATGGATATAAAAAAGCAGATTTTTATATTTTTAATTTTAACTTTAAATATGATGTAGATATAGAAGGAGTTTTTGAAACATTAGATAAAATAAAATCTAATAATATTTTAATAGTGTCTAATAAAGATTTTTTTATATCTGATTTTAAAATTATTAAAGATAATTATTCTATACCTAAGAATATTGAATATATTGGTTACAATGAAATATATAAAATTGAAAAATTTGATAATTTATATTATCCATTTTTAACTAATGAAGAAAAATTAAATATTTTAGATTTAATAAAGAGAAATAAAGTTATATTTTCCACAAGAGAAATAATTGTACATTTTTAGATACTTGATAAACACGTGAATTTATTCTATAATTAATAATAATGTATTAAATTAATTAATTTTATAAAAAAGGAGGATGGAACTTTAGTAGTTCCGAGGAAAAAATGAAAAAATTTATTAAATTTTTATTGATGACAATTAGTGTTATGTTTATGTTTGTTGCTTGTGGAGGAGATAAAGAAAAAACGGAAGCTGCACCTGAAGCTCAAGGGTCAAATGAATTAGTAATTTACTCACCAAATGCTGATGATGAAGTAAATAATATAATTCCAGCTTTTGAAGAAGCTACTGGAATAAAAGTTATTTTACAATCTATGGGAAGTGGAGACGTTCTTGCTAGAATAGCAGCTGAAAAAGAAAATCCTCAAGCTGATATTAACTGGGGAGCTATAAGTATGGGAGTTCTTGCAACAACTCCTGATTTATGGGAAAGCTATACTTCTGAAAATGAAAAGAATGTTCCTGATGCTTATAAAAATACCACTGGTTTCTTCACAAACTATAAACTAGATGGTAGTGCAGCATTACTTGTAAATAAAGACGTATTTGCAAAATTAGGACTAGACCCTGAAAAGTTTACTGGATATAAAGATTTATTATGGCCAGAATTAAAAGGAAAAATTGCAATGGGAGACCCAACAGCAAGTAGTAGTGCTATAGCAGAACTTACTAATATGTTACTTGTTATGGGGGAAAAACCTTATGATGAAAAAGCTTGGGAATTTGTTGAA
It encodes:
- a CDS encoding ABC transporter substrate-binding protein; its protein translation is MKKFIKFLLMTISVMFMFVACGGDKEKTEAAPEAQGSNELVIYSPNADDEVNNIIPAFEEATGIKVILQSMGSGDVLARIAAEKENPQADINWGAISMGVLATTPDLWESYTSENEKNVPDAYKNTTGFFTNYKLDGSAALLVNKDVFAKLGLDPEKFTGYKDLLWPELKGKIAMGDPTASSSAIAELTNMLLVMGEKPYDEKAWEFVEKFVGQLDGTILSSSSQIYKATADGEYAVGVTYENPAVTLLQDGATNLKLVYPDEGSVWLPGAAAIVKNAPHMENAKKFIDFLISDEGQKIVAETSTRPVNTAIKNTSEFIKPFDEIKVAYEDIPYAAEHRKEWQERWTNILTK
- the rimI gene encoding ribosomal protein S18-alanine N-acetyltransferase produces the protein MIKKLIINDADYIEQIFNLEKEIFINSAFNKTYLETLIKADNSFIYAYIIEDKVCGYLMVLDSIDVYEILAIATVEEYRNKGIAQELLDKIKTKDIFLEVRESNQIAINFYKKNKFKEISVRKNYYSEPNENAIIMKLEVNNE
- a CDS encoding Gx transporter family protein, translated to MIKKEYREEIYLIALVLLGLYLSLIENIIPKPFPWMKIGLSNISVLIALEKFNSKMALQTILLRVFIQALMLGTLFTPNFIISFSAGLISTLFMIFLYRFRKYLSLLSISCISAFIHNLLQLIVVYFLLFRNISLNSKSIIIFIVIFLGLGVIMGLITGIITTKINLKKNKI
- the purB gene encoding adenylosuccinate lyase, whose amino-acid sequence is MSNEIYSNPLCERYSSKEMMYNFSPDKKFSTWRKLWIALAESEKELGLDISEEQIDEMKKNIHNIDYELAAKKEKEFRHDVMAHVHTFGTQAPLAMPIIHLGATSAFVGDNTDLIQIKDGLAIIKAKLINVMNNLSKFALDNKSIATLGFTHFQAAQLTTVGKRATLWLQSLMLDLEELEFREKTLRFRGVKGTTGTQASFKDLFNGDFSKVEELDILVSKKMGFDKKFAVTGQTYDRKVDSETMNLLANIAQSAHKFTNDLRLLQHLKEIEEPFEKSQIGSSAMAYKRNPMRSERISSLAKFVIALQQSTAMVASTQWFERTLDDSANKRLSLPQAFLAVDAILIIWNNIMEGLVVYDKIIEKHIMSELPFMATEYIIMECVKAGGDRQELHERIRVHSMEAGKQVKVEGKDNDLIDRIVNDDYFKLDKAKLLSILEPKNFIGFASEQTEKFINIEIKPILEKYKTLIGMDSELKV
- the lepB gene encoding signal peptidase I, producing MSTKNWTYVIIFVVIITFLILLKLFVTKTIFYGAFYFFLTLFFIYIFVKEKDLAKKFDVHREKFVNKIIEKYNMKNKKNIKYFKKSLYYIETIGTALILVVVIQRFYIGNFKIPTGSMIPTIEVGDRVFADMVSYKFTTPKRNNIIVFEEPIQNRVLYTKRAMGLPGEKIKIEDDVLYINGEKTDFRRYSNLGIGDMEWKIPQKGDKLEIIPAGNYNEAYKSASFDIAEIQKELKSNSSLIFEFMPNLKFIINGEETGPILDFIHDKDILDKLMSGKTIEITLEENYYLVLGDNTDNSFDSRYWGFVKESRIRGRALVRFWPLNRIGLVK
- the glmM gene encoding phosphoglucosamine mutase — protein: MGRYFGTDGIRGEANRELTVDKALRLGYALGYYLKNNNPNEEKIKVIMGSDTRISGYMLRSALTAGLTSMGIYIDFVGVIPTPGVAYITKIKNAKAGIMISASHNPAKDNGIKIFNSEGYKLSDEIENQIEDYMDNLDEILANPLAGDKVGKFKYAEDEYFQYKNYLTQCVEGNFKNMKIVLDTANGAAYRAAKDVFLDLRAELVVINDAPNGRNINVKCGSTHPDILAKVVVGYEADLGLAYDGDADRLIAVDKFGNVIDGDKIIGILALGMKQNGKLKNNKVVTTVMSNIGFEKYLKENNIELLRANVGDRYVLEKMIAEDVAIGGEQSGHIILKDYATTGDGVLSSLKLVEVIRNTGKDLHELVSAIKDAPQTLINVKVDNTKKNTWDKNEKIMSFINEANQKYKDEVRILVRKSGTEPLIRVMTEGDDKQLVHKLAEDIAQLIEKELN
- the recJ gene encoding single-stranded-DNA-specific exonuclease RecJ, translated to MKKNTKWILENKTNYEKIFEDKREKKLDFIIEDLIENRNLSLDTNFDFNPFDLKDMEIATKRIFEAIKNNQKIYIYGDYDVDGITSVSLLYLALSELGANVDYYIPLRDEGYGLNKDAIQSLKNENADLVISVDCGINSIEDINFANELNLDFIITDHHEITGDIPKALAVINPKREENIYPFKYLAGVGTAFMLVYALYTETNKLNDLEKYLDIVAIGTVADIVPLVSDNRKFVKRGLETLRNGKWIGIKQLLRKVFPDNWDTREYFAYDIGYIIAPIFNAAGRLEDAKQAVSLFVEEDGFKCLSIIEKLLENNTERKDIQKKILEMSIVEIEKKQLYNKNLILVANKSFHHGVIGIVASKILDKYYKPTIIMEIKENEGLATASCRSIDGLNIVECLNSVSDILVKYGGHSGAAGFTIKIENIEEFYERIDKYIEENFDKDLFTKKLKIEKILAPYKVNYEFLKELEILEPYGSKNYIPIFAFRNCQYENLRFTKNSTEHLMLDIKKDGYYFKNCIFFGGGDYYDIISSSKDIDIAFKLKLETFKDRYMCKLQLEDVKNSSENIKFEDDYLELNGKDISFPIETVVYPKRPDIEEPLNLIFNDYGVAITKDRTIIENIDSNLAKILTILKNKFNYEFTIKIKKKYLKTENINLHLEIDTIKNSSIKTFPLKDALIFKEIKNLLIGDFEYNSIQKKVLASIFKDKKPTLAIMDKGRGISTIINTIKCYYEYKNKIVSINDGYKKADFYIFNFNFKYDVDIEGVFETLDKIKSNNILIVSNKDFFISDFKIIKDNYSIPKNIEYIGYNEIYKIEKFDNLYYPFLTNEEKLNILDLIKRNKVIFSTREIIVHF